The Mycolicibacterium duvalii DNA window GCGGTACCTCAGCCCGGCGATACCGGCCGACCCGGCCGGCTACGTCGAGTTCCACGTCCGGTCGGTGCCGGGCGGAATGGTCAGCACCACCGTCGTCGGCGAGACGGCGCCCGGCGACCGCTGGCGGCTGGCCAATCCGCACGGGGCGCTGCACGTCGACCGGGACGACGGTGACGTGCTGATGATCGCCGGCCGCACCGGGCTGGCACCGCTGCGAGCGCTGATCATGGATCTGTCCCGGTTCGGCGAGAACCCGCGGGTGCACCTGTTCTTCGGGGCGAAGTACCCCTGTGAGCTCTACGACCTGCCCACGCTGTGGGAGATCGCGTCGACCAATCCGTGGCTGTCGGTGACACCGGTGTCGGAGCTCAACTTCGATCCGCCCTGGGCGCGCGACTACCCCGACCCGACTCCGCCCCGCGGATTGCATGTCCGGCAGGTCGGGACGTTGCCCGAGATCGTCACCCAGTACGGCAGCTGGGGCGACCGCCAGATCCTGATCTGCGGCGGACCGCAGATGGTGGCCGCCACCAAGACGGCGTTGCTGGCCAAAGGTGCGCCCGCCGAACGCATCCGCCACGATCCGCTGGCCAGCTGAGGGCCGCGGCGTGGCAGGATCGAACGTCATGGACGAGTTCGAGACCGTCACGCTGCGCGACCCGTCGTCTGCGCTGACGGCGACCTATGTTCCCGGCGCCGGCATGGTCGCCACGTCGTTGTCCGATGACGGGATGGAGCTGCTCGGACAGCGTCGCGGCCTGCGCGCCTACGTGTCCAACCACAAGACGATGGGCATCCCGATCCTGTACCCGTGGGCCAACCGGCTGTCCAGCATGGGCTACGGCGTCGACGGCGCCGTGGTGACGCTGACGCCCGGCACCGGAGGGGTGCGCACCGATCAGCACGGCGTGCCGATCCACGGCACCCTGGCCGCGTACAAGGACTGGACCGTCACCACGATGCTGGAGTCGCAGCTGACCGCCGAGCTGGACTTCGCGGCCCGGCCGGGGCTGCTGGCCAGCTTTCCGTTCCCGCACCTGCTGACCCTCGACATCACACTGGCCGACCGCACGCTGACGGTGACGACCACCGTGACCGCGACGAGCGGGTCCCGGGTGCCGCTGTGCTTCGGCTTCCACCCCTATCTGCAGTTGCCGGGTGTCCCGCGCGCGCAGTGGACGATCGACACGCCCGCCATGCGCTACCAGCCGGTGAACGCGTGGGGCATCCCGACCGGGCGCGTCGAGCAGCGCGCCGCCGCCTCAGAGTTGTTGGGGGACAGATTCATCGACGACGGCTTCGACGAGGTCGCACCCGGGTCGGTCTTCGCTCTCTCCGGCGGCGACCGGCGCATCGAGGTGCATTTCGACGAGGGTTTCACCGCGGCGCAGGTGTTCGCTCCGGGTGACGACGACGTGGTGTGCTTCGAACCGATGGCCGCCCCTACCGACGCGTTGCGACGCGGCGGCTACCGCACGGTGGCGCCCGGCGAATCCGCGGTGGCCCGGTTCCGCATCGCGGTCACCTGAACCGCGGGCAGCGTCAGCGCTGATTGCGCGGCTGCCACACCACCAGCGCGGTGCTCTTGGCCCGCGGCTGGGCCCGCAGCCGCTCGACCTCGTCGGACAGCTCGCGAACCCGCGACTGCAGCGCCTCGACCTGATTGGTCAGCTCGATGATGCGTTTGATGCCCGCGAGGTTGACGCCCTCGTCCTGGGACAGTCGCT harbors:
- a CDS encoding FAD-binding oxidoreductase, with protein sequence MGLEDRESMRILRDALDPASGSDQLIADLYTRWFAADPSARDLFPPDMHTQRKAFAHALSWLCDELIAQRAEEPVGFLAQLGRDHRKYGVTQQHYVTLHDAMLDALRAALTDYWDRRLAEAVTDVVTLIIGVMSGAADAETTPPFCDGSVLDVLRPTRDVSVIRLKMDHPLNYHPGQYLPVQVPQWPRRWRYLSPAIPADPAGYVEFHVRSVPGGMVSTTVVGETAPGDRWRLANPHGALHVDRDDGDVLMIAGRTGLAPLRALIMDLSRFGENPRVHLFFGAKYPCELYDLPTLWEIASTNPWLSVTPVSELNFDPPWARDYPDPTPPRGLHVRQVGTLPEIVTQYGSWGDRQILICGGPQMVAATKTALLAKGAPAERIRHDPLAS
- a CDS encoding aldose 1-epimerase; translated protein: MDEFETVTLRDPSSALTATYVPGAGMVATSLSDDGMELLGQRRGLRAYVSNHKTMGIPILYPWANRLSSMGYGVDGAVVTLTPGTGGVRTDQHGVPIHGTLAAYKDWTVTTMLESQLTAELDFAARPGLLASFPFPHLLTLDITLADRTLTVTTTVTATSGSRVPLCFGFHPYLQLPGVPRAQWTIDTPAMRYQPVNAWGIPTGRVEQRAAASELLGDRFIDDGFDEVAPGSVFALSGGDRRIEVHFDEGFTAAQVFAPGDDDVVCFEPMAAPTDALRRGGYRTVAPGESAVARFRIAVT
- a CDS encoding heat shock protein transcriptional repressor HspR: MAADRNSEARTFLISVAAELAGMHAQTLRTYDRLGLVSPQRSSGGGRRYSQRDVDLLREVQRLSQDEGVNLAGIKRIIELTNQVEALQSRVRELSDEVERLRAQPRAKSTALVVWQPRNQR